Proteins encoded in a region of the Panicum hallii strain FIL2 chromosome 3, PHallii_v3.1, whole genome shotgun sequence genome:
- the LOC112886360 gene encoding uncharacterized protein LOC112886360 has translation MATTRPARSDPHLPPEEAARVEAEVRGYFDSAAPRRPAKPPRSDPSEDVAGAEAGAGDHDLPELRKLRDLEAKPQKLVLDGAGDVDGGEEYVETRYYDGLIGIDKQHHTTGTGFIKVERPNGSGFSVTSNGSSSTSFVRCTSNPATNDWIPSAETVIPASNKPSRSDS, from the exons ATGGCGACGACGCGGCCGGCGCGCAGCGACCCGCACCTTCcgccggaggaggcggcgcgcgTGGAGGCCGAGGTGCGGGGCTACTTCGACAGCGCCGCGCCGAGGCGCCCGGCCAAGCCGCCGCGCAGCGACCCGTCGGAGGACGTCGCCGGCGCGGAGGCAGGCGCCGGGGACCACGACCTGCCGGAGCTCCGCAAGCTGCGCGACCTCGAGGCCAAGCCCCAG AAGCTGGTGCTGGACGGAGCAGGGGATGTGGACGGCGGGGAGGAGTACGTGGAGACGCGGTACTACGATGGGCTCATAGGCATCGACAAGCAGCATCACACG ACCGGTACAGGTTTTATCAAAGTGGAGAGACCCAATGGAAGCGGCTTTAGCGTAACGAGCAACGGCTCCTCATCTACCAGCTTTGTCCGATGCACGAGCAATCCTGCGACGAATGATTGGATACCATCCGCTGAGACC GTCATCCCAGCTTCGAACAAGCCCAGCAGGAGTGACTCCTGA
- the LOC112888090 gene encoding probable anion transporter 2, chloroplastic, whose amino-acid sequence MAPVVRSCVSVKASASPVRYRSTRVGAVGLGAPARLRICTSSVPLGGDACAASISGRSLVSGGPSSLGGDGPSVSRRDVVATCSASFDRVGPVPVPAAAAVASAVRPAVASAFPERAKVVALVAAIMLLCNADRVVMSVAVVPMAAQYGWSSSFVGIVQSSFLWGYVFSSMVGGALADKYGGKKVMAGAAALWSLATILTPWAASRSTIMLLAVRALFGLAEGVAFPTMSTFLPKWFPTQERATAVGISMGGFHLGNVISFLATPIIMSHIGLTGTFAFFASLGYLWLSVWMFNVESDPIDSRTISKSELQFILAGRSGSKAKGTKCPSLRELFSRLEFLAVTVANVVNNWGYFVLLSWMPVYFKTVYNVNLKQAAWFSAIPWAVMAVSGYVAGASADFLIKSGFSVGLVRKIMQSIGFMGPGVSLLCLRFAQTPSVAAVLMTIALSLSSFCQAGYFCNIQDIAPKYAGSLHGLTNGIGTVAAIVSTIGTGYFVQWLGSFQAFLTLTAALYFSATIFYNVYATGDLIFD is encoded by the exons ATGGCGCCGGTCGTCAGGTCGTGCGTGTCCGTGAAGGCCTCCGCGAGCCCGGTCAGGTACAGATCCACGAGGGTCGGGGCTGTGGGCTTGGGGGCGCCGGCACGGCTGCGGATATGCACCTCGTCCGTGCCGCTCGGCGGCGACGCTTGCGCCGCCAGCATCAGCGGGAGGAGCCTCGTCAGTGGCGGTCCCAGCTCGCTCGGCGGCGATGGGCCGAGCGTCAGTCGGCGGGACGTTGTCGCCACGTGCAGCGCGAGCTTCGACAGGGTCGGGCCTgtccccgtccccgccgccgctgccgtggcGAGCGCCGTGCGGCCCGCGGTGGCGTCGGCGTTCCCGGAGCGGGCCAAGGTGGTGGCGCTGGTGGCGGCCATCATGCTGCTCTGCAACGCCGACCGGGTCGTCATGTCCGTCGCCGTCGTGCCGATGGCCGCGCAGTACGGATGGTCCAGCTCCTTCGTCGGAATCGTCCAG TCATCATTTTTGTGGGGATACGTTTTCTCATCCATGGTTGGAGGAGCTTTGGCAGACAAATATGGTGGGAAGAAGGTGATGGCAGGTGCTGCTGCACTCTGGTCCTTGGCTACAATCCTCACTCCTTGGGCCGCCTCCCGCTCCACCATCATGTTGCTTGCTGTGCGTGCACTCTTTGGCCTAGCAGAAGGTGTTGCATTTCCGACAATGAGCACCTTCTTACCAAA GTGGTTCCCAACACAAGAGCGTGCCACCGCTGTTGGCATTTCTATGGGTGGATTCCATCTTGGAAACGTCATCAGCTTCCTAGCAACACCGATCATCATGTCACACATAGGCCTCACTGGAACATTTGCCTTCTTCGCATCGCTTGGTTACTTGTGGCTCTCTGTATGGATGTTTAATGTAGAAAGTGATCCTATTGACAGCCGTACCATAAGCAAATCTGAGCTGCAATTTATCCTAGCTGGAAGAAGTGGATCTAAAGCTAAAGGCACCAAATGCCCATCCCTAAGGGAATTGTTCTCAAGACTTGAGTTCTTGGCTGTCACTGTAGCCAATGTGGTCAACAACTGG GGCTACTTTGTTCTACTGTCGTGGATGCCTGTGTACTTCAAAACG GTTTATAATGTAAATCTGAAACAAGCAGCATGGTTCAGCGCCATACCTTGGGCAGTCATGGCTGTGTCCGGTTATGTTGCAGGAGCCTCTGCAGATTTCCTGATCAAATCTGGTTTCTCCGTAGGACTAGTTCGGAAAATTATGCAG TCCATTGGTTTTATGGGGCCTGGTGTGTCATTGCTATGCTTAAGGTTTGCCCAAACTCCATCAGTTGCTGCGGTTCTCATGACCATTGCCCTGAGCTTGAGTTCTTTCTGCCAAGCCGGATACTTCTGCAATATACAG GACATTGCTCCCAAATACGCTGGATCATTGCACG GGCTGACGAACGGCATCGGGACGGTGGCCGCCATAGTTAGCACCATCGGGACCGGCTACTTCGTGCAGTGGCTGGGGTCCTTCCAGGCCTTCCTCACCCTCACGGCGGCGCTCTACTTCAGCGCCACCATCTTCTACAACGTCTACGCGACCGGCGACCTGATTTTTGACTGA